One region of Streptomyces sp. NBC_00442 genomic DNA includes:
- a CDS encoding antitoxin, which produces MSMLDKLKGLLKGHEDTARQGVEKGGDAFDAKTGNKYQSQVDMAQKKLNEQLGSDKPQDRPPQG; this is translated from the coding sequence ATGTCGATGCTCGACAAGCTCAAGGGCCTGCTCAAGGGTCACGAGGACACCGCGCGTCAGGGAGTCGAAAAGGGCGGCGACGCGTTCGACGCGAAGACCGGGAACAAGTACCAGAGCCAGGTCGACATGGCCCAGAAGAAGCTCAACGAGCAGCTGGGCTCCGACAAGCCCCAGGACCGCCCGCCGCAGGGCTGA
- a CDS encoding LmeA family phospholipid-binding protein, whose translation MQPQPRYRNPYDELAALADPEPEPHPGDDPWDEPGHATERNRALQPSQPGRATEPDYATQEIPAQDMAAGIPRSAPAGDAPRALAGDLPDPGPDHDFWSPQRENRRGGHGRRARRGRRRPRSAFAALPRAAKLLSAVVVCAGFLLLADRCAAMYAEKKAQQELQHQLHLEAAPQVDIHGFPFLTQVLDKRLERVDVTVPHVPADRISLAKVQASARDIELTGDLPSDIRSAVIGNLHGEIALSFDDMNRELAASQVKFSRRSDTSVAADGRLTIAGQELRVRADAQLGLDGDRGLSTDVDGMSLDMPGIATYRPGKDRGLTLHRETAELISRDTARVKALLSVPAVVKRLGVPQSDIDAALRNETKLHELVGTPRFVDQLMRVNLVDVVVDHPWLLSKVGIDPKLVAGLLQMRPPELSDSLSFSFTLPKEAQDLRLRGVRVEKDGIVATVSGTDLAVGKGGIG comes from the coding sequence ATGCAACCCCAACCCCGCTACCGCAACCCGTACGACGAACTCGCGGCACTCGCCGACCCCGAACCGGAGCCCCACCCCGGCGACGACCCCTGGGACGAACCGGGTCACGCCACCGAACGCAACCGCGCCCTCCAGCCGTCCCAACCGGGCCGTGCCACCGAACCGGACTACGCCACCCAGGAGATACCGGCTCAGGACATGGCGGCCGGGATACCGCGGTCGGCTCCGGCGGGCGACGCGCCGAGAGCGCTCGCAGGGGATCTGCCGGACCCCGGGCCCGACCACGACTTCTGGTCCCCGCAGCGCGAGAACCGCCGCGGCGGCCACGGGCGCCGCGCACGACGCGGCCGTCGCCGTCCCCGGAGCGCGTTCGCCGCGCTTCCCCGCGCCGCCAAACTCCTGTCCGCGGTCGTCGTATGCGCGGGCTTCCTGCTCCTCGCGGACCGATGCGCCGCGATGTACGCGGAGAAGAAGGCACAGCAGGAACTGCAGCACCAGCTCCATCTGGAGGCCGCTCCCCAGGTCGACATCCACGGCTTCCCCTTCCTCACACAGGTGCTGGACAAGCGCCTCGAGCGCGTCGACGTCACGGTGCCGCACGTACCGGCCGACCGGATATCGCTGGCGAAAGTGCAGGCCAGCGCGCGTGACATCGAGCTCACCGGCGATCTGCCGAGCGACATACGCAGTGCCGTCATCGGTAACCTGCACGGCGAGATCGCGCTCTCATTCGACGACATGAACCGCGAACTCGCCGCCTCCCAGGTCAAGTTCAGCCGCCGCAGCGACACATCGGTCGCCGCGGACGGCCGGCTGACCATCGCGGGTCAGGAGCTGCGCGTACGCGCGGACGCCCAACTCGGGCTCGACGGGGATCGCGGCCTGTCCACGGACGTCGACGGCATGAGCCTCGACATGCCGGGCATCGCGACCTACCGGCCCGGCAAGGACAGGGGCCTGACGCTGCACCGCGAGACCGCCGAACTGATCAGCCGGGACACGGCCCGCGTCAAGGCGCTCCTGTCGGTTCCGGCCGTGGTGAAGCGGCTCGGGGTGCCGCAGAGCGACATCGACGCCGCCCTGCGCAACGAAACGAAGCTCCACGAGCTGGTCGGCACGCCCCGATTCGTGGACCAGCTGATGCGCGTCAACCTTGTCGACGTGGTCGTGGACCATCCCTGGCTGCTCTCGAAGGTCGGCATCGACCCGAAACTGGTGGCCGGCCTGCTCCAGATGCGCCCGCCGGAGCTGTCCGACAGCCTGTCCTTCTCGTTCACCCTGCCCAAGGAAGCCCAGGACCTGCGACTGCGCGGAGTGCGCGTCGAGAAGGACGGCATCGTGGCGACCGTCTCGGGCACGGACCTGGCGGTCGGCAAGGGCGGCATCGGCTAG
- a CDS encoding amino acid permease, with amino-acid sequence MTTQETQSKHARQFGLPVAVALVMGNIIGGGIFLLPASVAPFGTISLVAFVILTAGAITLALVFGRLAERHPQTGGPYVYAREAFGDFAGFLAAWSYWITTWVSNAALAVAAVGYLDVLIPVHGSKTATITAALLLQWLPALANLAGTRYVGAVQLVATVMKFAPLLLVAVGGLFFFDPANLGPFRTGGQSGLGAISASAAILLFSYLGVESAAVSAGEVRDPRRNVGRATILGTLGAAVIYLLGTLSVFGTVPHDKLVGSTAPFTDAVNSMFGGAWGGTAVALAALVSMVGALNGWTLLSAQTPYAAAKDGLFPKVFGVKRRGVPTAGVLVTAVLASLLTVYNYTAGSQGVFEILVLVTTFTATVPYLLSTAAQIYFLASGRPERVHRPRLVRDAVLAVLAFGFSMWLVAGSGYEAVYQGVLFLFAGVLVYAWMAARKQHTEDRPAA; translated from the coding sequence ATGACCACCCAAGAAACCCAGAGCAAGCACGCCCGGCAATTCGGCCTGCCAGTCGCCGTCGCTCTGGTCATGGGCAACATCATCGGCGGCGGGATCTTCCTGCTGCCCGCCTCCGTCGCCCCCTTCGGCACGATCAGCCTGGTCGCGTTCGTCATCCTGACCGCCGGCGCGATCACGCTCGCCCTGGTCTTCGGCCGGCTCGCCGAACGGCACCCCCAGACCGGCGGCCCCTACGTCTACGCCCGCGAGGCGTTCGGCGACTTCGCCGGATTCCTCGCCGCATGGTCGTACTGGATCACCACCTGGGTGTCCAACGCCGCGCTCGCCGTCGCCGCCGTCGGCTATCTCGACGTCCTCATACCCGTGCACGGATCCAAGACGGCGACCATCACGGCAGCCCTCCTGCTCCAATGGCTCCCGGCCCTCGCCAACCTGGCCGGCACCCGGTATGTGGGCGCGGTCCAACTCGTCGCCACCGTAATGAAGTTCGCCCCGCTGCTCCTGGTCGCCGTGGGAGGGCTCTTCTTCTTCGACCCGGCGAACCTCGGCCCGTTCCGGACGGGCGGCCAGTCCGGACTCGGCGCGATATCCGCCTCCGCCGCCATCCTGCTCTTCAGCTACTTGGGCGTCGAGTCCGCCGCCGTCAGCGCCGGCGAGGTCCGTGACCCCCGCCGCAATGTGGGCCGCGCGACGATCCTCGGCACGCTCGGCGCCGCCGTGATCTACCTCCTGGGAACGCTCTCCGTGTTCGGCACGGTCCCGCACGACAAGCTCGTCGGCTCCACCGCCCCGTTCACCGACGCCGTGAACTCCATGTTCGGCGGAGCGTGGGGCGGCACGGCCGTCGCCCTCGCCGCCCTCGTCTCGATGGTCGGCGCACTCAACGGCTGGACCCTGCTGAGCGCCCAGACCCCGTACGCCGCCGCCAAGGACGGCCTCTTTCCCAAGGTGTTCGGCGTCAAGAGGCGCGGCGTGCCCACGGCGGGAGTCCTGGTCACCGCCGTTCTGGCCTCACTCCTCACGGTCTACAACTACACGGCGGGCTCCCAGGGCGTCTTCGAGATCCTGGTCCTGGTGACCACCTTCACCGCCACCGTCCCCTACCTCCTGTCGACCGCCGCCCAGATCTACTTCCTCGCCTCCGGCCGGCCCGAGCGCGTGCACCGCCCCCGCCTGGTCCGCGACGCCGTCCTGGCCGTCCTCGCGTTCGGCTTCTCGATGTGGCTCGTAGCGGGCTCCGGCTACGAAGCGGTCTACCAGGGCGTCCTCTTCCTCTTCGCGGGCGTCCTCGTGTACGCGTGGATGGCGGCCCGCAAGCAGCACACGGAGGACCGGCCCGCGGCGTGA
- a CDS encoding alkaline phosphatase family protein — MMLLAGVLPDFKLTSDNGDSITRVALTAGWGAGAFGLLGALVWPLVVRAFLLVPALVLGLLVFFLNGSLLLLALRLIPTGRGAADPETAVIVAAVMSAVASATSTALAVRDDDAYRRRLSRLALRRRRRRGGGAAPTPPGIVFIQLDGVGERVLRDAVAQGLMPTVGAWLRDTHRLTPWRTDWSSQTGASQLGILHGSTFDVPAFRWYEKESGEVMVSNRPASAVELQRRAVERTGDGGLLTLDGASRGNLFSGGADQVALVLTAAARRGRRNRSRAGYFAYFSDPANAVRTAVSFVAEVGLEIAQSTRARLRKQTPRIGRGGLYPLIRAFATVVERDVVVAAVMGDMLAGRTAVYADLVAYDEVAHHSGPHGRDAAQVLKRLDRSLALIADAAEHAPRDYRMVLLSDHGQSPGETFESAFGLTLKDLVRAGCGLPVPRRARRTRSGAEARCAVRVALHRPVEEDPTEEGPLAGLHRTRHGAGSGPEVDAGRWTEHGPGSGTEGGAGQGTEHGPGSGTEDGPGPDPVVLASGNLGLISFPDVEGRTTRELLDRRHPALLTTLADHPGIGFLLVRSQKHGAVVLGRDGAEVPLAELADGQGPLEGFGRGAADAIRRTDTFPHTADIMVNSMYDPATGHVHAFEEQIGSHGGLGGEQSHAFLLWPRTLSRPVTDDGDLVGAEQVHRVLRRWLREGQGPQIPLVTEVAEVTEVTAVTAATEDSPSTGQAEGSFPVAGHALQDKTS; from the coding sequence ATGATGCTGCTCGCGGGCGTCCTGCCCGACTTCAAGCTCACCTCCGACAACGGTGACAGCATCACCCGGGTCGCGCTCACGGCCGGCTGGGGAGCGGGCGCCTTCGGGCTGCTCGGCGCGCTGGTGTGGCCGCTCGTGGTACGGGCGTTCCTGCTGGTGCCCGCGCTGGTGCTCGGTCTTCTGGTGTTCTTCCTGAACGGTTCGCTGCTCCTGCTCGCGCTCCGCCTGATCCCGACCGGCCGGGGCGCAGCCGACCCCGAGACCGCGGTGATCGTCGCGGCGGTCATGTCGGCGGTCGCGTCGGCGACCTCCACCGCTCTCGCCGTACGCGACGACGACGCCTACCGGCGCCGGCTGTCCCGGCTCGCCCTGCGCCGCAGACGCCGACGCGGCGGCGGAGCGGCTCCGACACCGCCGGGCATCGTCTTCATCCAGCTCGACGGGGTCGGAGAGCGCGTTCTGCGCGACGCCGTCGCCCAGGGTCTGATGCCGACCGTCGGGGCCTGGCTGCGGGACACCCACCGGCTCACCCCGTGGCGTACCGACTGGTCGAGCCAGACCGGCGCGAGCCAGCTGGGCATCCTGCACGGCTCCACCTTCGACGTGCCCGCGTTCCGCTGGTACGAGAAGGAGAGCGGCGAGGTCATGGTCTCCAACCGGCCCGCATCCGCCGTCGAACTGCAGCGCCGGGCCGTCGAGCGCACCGGCGACGGCGGGCTGCTCACCCTCGACGGAGCCAGCCGCGGCAACCTGTTCTCCGGCGGCGCCGACCAGGTGGCCCTGGTCCTGACGGCGGCCGCCCGCAGAGGACGCAGAAACCGCTCTCGCGCCGGATACTTCGCCTACTTCTCCGACCCGGCCAACGCGGTGCGCACCGCCGTCTCGTTCGTCGCCGAGGTCGGACTGGAGATCGCCCAGTCGACGCGGGCCAGACTCCGCAAGCAGACCCCGCGCATCGGACGCGGCGGCCTGTACCCCCTCATCCGCGCCTTCGCGACCGTCGTCGAACGCGACGTGGTCGTCGCCGCCGTCATGGGCGACATGCTCGCCGGACGCACCGCCGTCTACGCCGACCTCGTCGCCTACGACGAGGTGGCCCACCACTCGGGACCGCACGGCAGGGATGCCGCCCAGGTCCTCAAGCGTCTCGACCGCTCCCTCGCGCTGATCGCGGACGCCGCCGAACACGCGCCGCGCGACTACCGCATGGTGCTCCTGTCCGACCACGGACAGAGCCCCGGGGAGACCTTTGAGAGCGCCTTCGGGCTGACCCTGAAGGATCTCGTACGGGCCGGCTGCGGGCTGCCCGTACCCCGCCGGGCCCGCCGCACCCGAAGCGGCGCGGAGGCCAGGTGCGCGGTGCGGGTCGCGCTGCACCGGCCGGTCGAGGAAGACCCCACCGAGGAGGGCCCCCTCGCAGGTCTGCACAGGACGCGGCACGGGGCGGGGAGCGGGCCCGAGGTCGATGCGGGACGGTGGACAGAGCACGGTCCGGGGAGCGGGACCGAAGGTGGCGCGGGACAGGGGACAGAGCACGGTCCGGGGAGCGGGACCGAGGACGGTCCGGGCCCCGATCCTGTGGTCCTCGCTTCCGGCAACCTCGGCCTGATCTCCTTCCCCGACGTCGAGGGCCGCACGACCCGAGAGCTCCTCGACCGCCGCCATCCGGCGCTGCTCACGACCCTGGCCGATCATCCGGGCATCGGCTTCCTCCTCGTACGCAGTCAGAAGCACGGCGCGGTGGTGCTCGGCCGGGACGGCGCCGAGGTGCCCCTGGCCGAACTCGCCGACGGGCAGGGTCCGTTGGAAGGGTTCGGACGTGGCGCGGCCGACGCGATCCGGCGCACCGACACCTTCCCGCACACCGCCGACATCATGGTCAACTCGATGTACGACCCGGCAACCGGCCACGTGCACGCCTTCGAGGAGCAGATCGGCTCGCACGGCGGACTCGGCGGAGAGCAGTCCCACGCCTTCCTGCTCTGGCCCCGCACACTGTCGCGACCGGTGACGGACGACGGCGACCTGGTCGGCGCCGAACAGGTGCACCGCGTGCTGCGGCGCTGGCTGCGCGAAGGCCAGGGGCCACAGATTCCGCTGGTCACCGAGGTCGCCGAGGTCACCGAGGTCACGGCAGTCACGGCAGCCACGGAGGATTCGCCGTCAACCGGCCAAGCGGAAGGATCATTTCCGGTTGCCGGCCACGCCCTGCAGGACAAAACCAGCTGA
- a CDS encoding MBL fold metallo-hydrolase has product MPVEVTWWGHATCTIEDSGVRLLTDPLFARRLAHLRRRRGALPGPRAAVADAVLVSHLHADHLHVASLARLAPGTRVIGPAGAVRSVPALGRLGLRVTEVRAGDVVEVGAVRVRAVPARHDGRRLPVGPRRCPALGYVVEGEARTYFAGDTGLFDGMAQAVGPVDAALLPVGGWGPGLGQGHLDAGRAAQALAALGALSAVPVHYGTYWPVGMDGVRPHEFHAPGEEFVRQAARLAPKAAVHRLEHGESVRLEARR; this is encoded by the coding sequence GTGCCGGTGGAGGTCACCTGGTGGGGTCACGCCACCTGCACCATCGAGGATTCCGGCGTGAGGCTGCTGACCGATCCGCTGTTCGCGCGGCGCCTCGCGCATCTGCGCCGGCGCCGTGGCGCGCTCCCGGGGCCGCGCGCCGCGGTGGCCGACGCCGTGCTGGTCTCGCACCTGCACGCCGACCATCTGCACGTGGCCTCCCTCGCGCGGCTCGCCCCCGGCACCCGGGTGATCGGGCCGGCCGGCGCGGTGCGTTCGGTGCCCGCACTGGGGCGGCTCGGCCTGCGCGTGACCGAGGTGCGGGCCGGCGACGTCGTCGAGGTGGGAGCGGTTCGGGTACGGGCCGTGCCCGCCCGGCACGACGGGCGCAGGCTGCCGGTCGGGCCGCGCCGCTGCCCCGCGCTCGGCTACGTCGTGGAGGGCGAGGCCCGGACCTACTTCGCCGGGGACACCGGGCTGTTCGACGGCATGGCGCAGGCGGTCGGGCCGGTGGACGCGGCGCTGCTTCCGGTGGGCGGGTGGGGCCCCGGGCTCGGGCAGGGCCATCTCGACGCGGGGCGCGCGGCGCAGGCACTGGCCGCGCTGGGAGCGCTCTCAGCCGTGCCGGTGCACTACGGCACGTACTGGCCGGTCGGCATGGACGGCGTGCGGCCGCACGAGTTCCACGCCCCGGGCGAGGAGTTCGTACGGCAGGCGGCGCGGCTCGCTCCGAAAGCCGCGGTGCACCGTCTGGAGCACGGCGAGAGCGTGCGTCTGGAGGCCAGACGATGA
- a CDS encoding DedA family protein: MITGGALALAFTVTPESTQQAAGYPTLFVLVVLGSLLPVVPTGALVSTAAVVAFHQTAWFSLLLAFGVGALAAFLGDVALYWLGQRGVRSKNGSRLLATLRDRAAPDHLEQARRKLDDHGVVVLVLSRLVPAGRIPVMLACLLGDMPLRTFVRGDIPACLAWTGAYGLIGILGGSLFDEPWKGVVAAVALTLFISGVPAGWRRLRRGRVAAHDGG, from the coding sequence ATGATCACGGGCGGGGCCCTCGCACTGGCTTTCACGGTGACACCCGAGTCGACGCAGCAGGCCGCCGGCTACCCGACGCTGTTCGTCCTAGTCGTGCTCGGATCGCTGCTGCCGGTGGTGCCCACCGGGGCGCTGGTGTCGACGGCCGCGGTGGTGGCCTTCCACCAGACCGCCTGGTTCTCGCTGCTGCTGGCGTTCGGGGTGGGTGCGCTGGCCGCCTTCCTCGGAGATGTCGCGCTGTACTGGCTCGGGCAGCGCGGGGTGCGGTCGAAGAACGGCTCGCGCCTGCTCGCGACGTTGCGCGACCGGGCGGCGCCGGACCACCTGGAGCAGGCCAGGCGCAAGCTGGACGACCACGGCGTGGTGGTACTTGTGCTGTCACGCCTGGTGCCGGCCGGACGCATCCCGGTCATGCTGGCCTGCCTGCTCGGGGACATGCCGCTGCGCACGTTCGTGCGGGGCGACATCCCGGCCTGTCTGGCGTGGACGGGTGCGTACGGCCTGATCGGCATCCTCGGGGGCTCACTGTTCGACGAGCCGTGGAAGGGCGTCGTGGCGGCCGTGGCGCTGACCCTCTTCATCAGCGGGGTGCCCGCGGGGTGGCGGCGACTGCGGCGGGGACGGGTGGCGGCGCACGACGGCGGCTAG